gctTTTATGGTAATATGAAGGCATATGGTTGTTTTAGTGGATGGGTCTATGGTTAGGGTCGTTGACAAAAACGAATAAATTGGacaagtaaataataaattggCTATGGAAGAGTCCATATTAATGAAATTCGTCCACTTCCATGAATGACTTCGGAACGATgcaattcaaaaatttaaaagttaaaaataagttttatattatgtaatttagaagtattttttttttctaaaataagacTTTTGAATtggatgattaaaaaaataatttttaaattgccCTTCACTTTGGCTGGTCTACCTATATTCCTTGAGGAGAAATAATGTGTACTTTCTCCAACTAGAAATCATACTTAAACAACTTCCAATAAAGTTGGCCGTTTCTCAAAATTTCCAACACTACCTACAAATGTTCTGTGTATTCTTCTCTGATATAGAGAAGTATATCATCAATGAACATAATCACAaacttatttaaacaatttctgAATATCGGATTCATGTAATCCATGAATATAACAGAAATATTTGTCATtcgaaaaacataaaaatatattcataatgtTCGTAACGAAATCgaaaaatagtttttgaacATCTTCCGACTTAACCAAAATCTAATGGTAGTcaaatcttaaattaattttcaaaaacacaCTCGCTTCTCATGATTAATCCAGTATATCTCAATCTTTTACAGTGAGTACTTATTCTTAATCGTCAATTTATTTAGCTGTCGATAATCAATACAAAGTCTTGAActcctatttttcctttttaccaACAATATTGGAGCTTCTCACAGTGACACACTCAGTGAGATGAacttctttttcaataaatctTCCATTTGTTTCTTCAGTACTTCTAAATTAACACGAACCATTCAATATGGAGGTATAGATACTTGACGAGCTCTTGACACTAGATcaattgaaaaatcaatttctcGCCTTGAGTGGATTGTGGTGTGTGAGACAAAGTGAAATCTGTAAAATtctagaaaatgatatttttagaagtggtggtagtctaaaaataatgagactcgattattttaatattaaacggttttattataaatagttttgttataaacaagtttcgttattttaaaacatatcatttttctagaaattatttttctagagttctctaccATCTGTTTAgacgaatatatatatatatatatatatatatatatatatatatatatatatatatatatattatttctatgGTTGATTGGACGAGAAATTGTGTAATAATTAacacaattttaaataagttttacgtgtataataatttgatatcaaaGAATTGATCATTGATATAGAATAATTTTGAGTTAAGAgtatgtttaaataaattttatattatataatgaaTTGTATTTTGTATGTGGTCAACTCTCTTGGTGTTAATTATTGACAAGACTTTCAGTGAACCATAAGTTAcaagtgtttgaactctgaagCTTTTAAATTGATTCACACTAGATAGgcataatattatttatcttcataaaaatttaaaatttaaccgtcattaaaataaacttgtaaaacttaaaattaaatatttgatttgaaattgattAAAGACTAAACATGATAAACTCTGCCTattttaaaaactcaattaagtttttaaaataaaataaaaaaacaaaatgaaagttaATAAATTACGTTAAAATATAactgaaatataatttatttttcacaagtTTCAAAAGATTTGAACACAACCTGGATAGAGGCGATGGCCACCACAGATTATACTTCACAACttgattttgattgattttatgAAAAAGCAAGATGGTCAgcttttttgaattttgttgtaTTATGATGGTGGCTGTGTTGTGTGGATGATAAACTGTTGAGAAAAAAAGGGTTATTTGGTCCCAAAATGAATTATGTGATACAGACAGAACAGAGTATCATAATCAAAATGAAGCCAAAGATACTAAACTCAAAGACAAAGCTGCTACTGTAGGGATTACCTAAACCTAACATCGACCACGTGGACTCTGTTCTGCATTACAACTTACAAGATCAAGATCAAGATCAAGGACTTCCAGCCTCAAAGATTAAGGAAGGAGTTCGCTCCCTCAAAAAATGAGGCAGCTTAGGACAAAcatcacacatacacataaggttgaaattaaaatccaaatcaaatgaaccagtttccacttttttcttttttctttcttctttcttattacTAGGCATTCATTGGTTTGTTTTGTCCAATTTCGCACCGTATTTCTCTCTCCTCTTAACTGTTcattattcaatattattattacccAAATTCAACTTTGATGATAGTTGAGAGTCCTAATTTGCGTGACCTAATTCGCTGCCACCCACAAACAAGCGCGGTTGGAATTGATGTCTGGTTGTTCCGAGGAGGAGGGGGTTTCGTTCTCGGACGCCGATCATCGCGGTTACGAAGGAGGCAGTGACGACGATTCAGAAATGGGTAAGAGTCAACTTCGCAGAAGACGAAGGGTTAGTGGTTTTGGGAAGGTGGTTGTGCATCAATTTGCGAAAGCGAAGAAGCAAATACGCAGAGTCAGAAGCAGAAAGAGTCTTCTTGCGAAATCGCATCCGGGGAACGAAGAAGGTAAGGTGATTGTTGTCGCCGGTGACGGTAGTGGAGGAAGAAGGAGAGGGAATGGGTGTGGGTTTTGTTTTTCGCGGCCCAAAGTGTTGGAATCACCTAATGAGTCTCCCACGAGTGATCCCAATGACCCTAATTTCACTCAAGCCATGTTGAGAACTTTGATGGACAAGAATGATTTCTATTCCAAAGAATGCAACCCTCACTTGGATTAGTTACTATTTCAGATTCCTTGCGTTCGATTGGGTTTTAGGATAAGCTGCTCAATTTGAAGTGGTGTAagtaaaatgatgaaattgtgaCATTATGATGGCTCTTAAGGGAGGTAATTGGATTATCAATAAAAGTGGTAGAGATGTTACTTGAGAGGCTGGAACTGTGTAATGTCAGACCCTCGTTTGCATTTTTGTTCATTTAGAGCAATGTGGTGTAAGAACTTATAGACAGGAAACTTGCTGCAATTCAATGATTATGAATTCAAGAGTTGGAACGGGTTAATATGGATTGGAGAATGGAAGGTTGCTTGATCAAGTGCTGCTGTTGAAGAGGTTGGTCAAATTTGGATTCTTTGATATTCTGGGGTTTCTACTTGTCCCAATTTGGAGAAGTGGTGTACATATCAATACTGAAATTTTTTGAAGGCTGTCATTTGCATAATCTCTTTCTAGCCGTCAGCACTTTTTGATTGGTTTCCTCGTGAGTGCAAATTTTTGGTTCAGCTTGTTAGAGGTCTTGAGTGGTTGCAATTTATGGAATTTTTTTGGCATTGCAACCTGAGAtaaattgttgttttgaaaatcagtttgttctgatttttttataactcaTGTCCTCATATGTATTTGATGAGATTTGGAAATGACAATGGTTCCCATTCTTGAGTCTGCATATATCTGGAAAATTtcagaaaacaaatttaaaagtcattttgtATTTGAAGTCTGGAAAATTTTGTAAGATAATAGATTGGTCTGCATATGTTTGTCGATGATGAAGTATTTTAATAGGCTTCATACGTTTGTCACTTATTCTTGCTAGGCTGCTGGCATCGGTTGATTTCCATGATAAGCAATATGCATAATCAGTATGCATTTCAATCTTTCTCTTCTAGTTGTCGAGTTTTCTTTGGTTCCCTCCAAGATCTTTTCTACATTCGACAATTTTAtgctctcttctttttcatttggatGCTTAAAGTCCAATTTCAAGGGAGTTCAATTGTGAACATTTCTAATTAATGGGttcaattaacatttttattgttgtttcaaATTACTTCCAAAGTTACGAAggttttttcaaattatttaatattttattttgttacttcatctcaagaaaatttatttcttgCCAGAAAAATTCTTTGCTTCAATTTATTCCTAGCCAAAAGCAAAGTTATAGCAGTCTTTATGGGATTTTTCATGATGCAGGAGGGAAACCCTTTACTTTTTGTGGTTTTGTTTGTGTAGCACCGTGCTGTTTCCATTTTGACTAAAGAAATTGAAAGTGAGGGTTGGTAATGCGTCGTGGTTGTCATCCAGTGGCTTCTGTACGAAACCTGAGTTCAAGGTACAGATTTTATTATGGTTCGGCTGTTGAGTTATTGTGTTAGATGTGTGACCTAGGTCTACTTATGGTCCCAAACTTGGTAGTGGAAACCATGTTGGTACACCTTCGTCTTGGCTGAGACTTGTATCTTTGACCCATAGCAAGGCTAAAAATTCCTTATATgacttatattttagttttaaacatTCTACATGAGATAGAAAACAAGAAAACcaagataaagaagaaaaaggtagTTTTGTTTATTGATCTCTCTTTCTAGTGTTTGTTGGTGGcatttagtcacaattttttCTGGCATCTATTTCATTCTCATCACTAATTCAGAGGCTGATGCCCTGTAATATACtcgttatttatttatttggggAAGGAGGGATGGATGTTCGCCTCACTATTGCGCTCTTGTTGAAATTTGTTTGTCTAGCTTTTATTGTCCAgattttgattttcttaaagAATCAGTAGTGTAATGGATGAAGGAGAAATTGATGCTTTACAATATTTGACAAGGACAAAGAAAGGTGGTGAACTGCCAACAAGGTGGTGTCTTACCTGAAAAAAATGACTTGTGATTGATGATTTGCTAATTTTGTAacaaatggtaaaataaaaatttcaacatcCCGTGTTATACGATTACTCTATCATGCATGCATAGTTTCATGTTGCATGATTATTGTGGGGTATCTGGTTAATTTAGTTCTGGCACAATCTATTTTTGAATGGGAAATGTTAGTTTGCTTAAATATTCTCGTACTTAAGTAAGGTTAAATGTTATCATAAGTTGAGTTATCTGCCAAAAAAAACCAGTTACGCTGTAATATCACATAGTTCTGATTCTCAGGCAAACTTGCAGGTTTTGACTAATAGATAAGAAATATGTTATCCTTATCCCAACAATAGAGAATTTTTACTTATGAGATTCTTTTATCCCTAAAGCTTTTGCTTTTGGTTACAAACAGAGGAATCCCAAAAGCAAAAGCGTGTTATTCCAGCAAGGCTGGAACACAATTCTGGAAACAGATTAACCAAACTCAGCACATCACCTCGTTAAAGGAACATgttttttggaaaagaaaaagaatatctGGAATTCTGGGAGGCAAAATGTTCTGAATCAAATACCATTGTTATCAAAGAGAAGATAACTGTAACGGTGAATGGTCACATACCGTTAACAGCAACAGCAATTAACTTGATTATCTGTTTGGTTTGTTTCTTTGAAATGTTTTTGTGCTATTTACCTTTTCCTTGAATAATCTAGTGATGGAAACCAAATTGGTACCGAAACAAGGTGGTCTGAATATGAATAATACTCTGACGATTCAAATTACAATCAAGCACACCACCAAAACTAGTTGTAATTGATAAACGTGATTAACCTACTAGTTCAAATAATTgtttacttaatattttattttgacagCAAATACTATTTGTAATGAAGTTAATTATTGTTAACATTGATGTTTTTCCCGACCTCACAATGTTGATGCAACAAACAATGTGTCATATATTAATGTCAATGGCACCAACATTTATGTCAACGTTGCTATGTAATTAACATATATAGGAAGCTTAGAACAAGAAGAGCTTTAAAGCTTCAACCATAATAGATATAACAACAGCTCTACCATCAATAACTCGTCTCCTCAGCACTGCACTTAATTTTGTATGCAGTTGTGGGCTTCTGAGAAGATAAACTCTTGGAGGGAAAGCTCGAGAATTAGTGGATGATCTGAAAGACGAACTAATAAATCAATAAAGCAGATGTTGAGTTTGCATGTGGGTAGGGTAAGGACCATGGTGGAGTAGGGAACAGCAAGCAAAGAGAACTAATTAAATAGGttacaattttaaagttttattaaagAACTAAGCTAATTTTCTTCaggattattttaaaaattatatatcataaagttttttttaatgaaagtattttaaaattatataaaattgaatattataaaaaataacaaataaaagatCAATTGACCTACTTTTAAATATAGACATAATAAAAACTGTAGTTTATCCATGATGGGGTTCAAATGAATAGCCATTGGTCGTGTTGTGTGTAGTTGATTAGAAACCTTTCTAACTTCCAACGCTGTAGCTTGGAAATCGCAAGTACCACCTCATGACAGCAACCCTACGTGCACATTACGCTATCATTGAATCAACCATCTTCCAATAAAGATCCACTTTACTGATAAGGCCAAACCTCCACTACACAGATGCTTCTGTCAATTTACCATCCTTAATTTCAGCATTTCATATCACTAAAATACAGATCAATTGTTGTTAATCCTCTAATAAACCtaatttaactatatatatatatattattaaaagtttattattaaattttatcacGTGAATTATGGAAATAGAATTTTTAAGTGTAAATGAGAACTTCCAACATGgctatatataattgaatttaggaaaatgatattttaacaccattttttaacactattttgacattgcacacgtgttaaaacgtgattggacgattttaaattaaaaaagttgagacaggggtatgtttggaagaaaaaaaccaaagtttattttttaatttgaaatcgtccaaccacattttgacacgtgtgcagtgttaaaatggtgtcaaaaaaatggtgttaaaattttattttccttgaaTTTAGTAGGTGTTATTGTTGAAGATCCACCTAAAAGATATTTAGGTTATGGTGTTTCAAGAATGATAATTTCTAGAGAATGTATACAAATTTTGTCTTATAAAgtaatattcatttaataaaatcaaaatagtatgttgttattattatgttgACTTGGTTCCCAAAGTTACACGTACGATTTCATTTCTCAGCcgtcaaaataataacaattaagtaaaaaagaatCAAACCTTAACAGGTATAAAAGTGTTTAGAAACTGTAGCACTGTAAATAACTTACACATGTCTGTAGTACTTTCCATGATTTGATTATCACTGGTCTGAGTTAGCAGATGCAGTGGAAATGTGTCTGCTTGTGGTATTCTTACCTTTTTTGTAGTTAAAAGGCATAAGCTTAGGGAGCTGCACGTGACACCCATAACTCTTTTTCTTGTTGCTATTCGCTATGTATGTTTCCTTCTATGGATGGGGTTGCTATGCTAtccaatgaaaaaaatgagtgaCCCAGAAAATAGTTTCCATTTAGTAGGGTAATTAAGCTTGCTTAATTAGTTATGCAAACAAAATAAGGTTTTTGGgtattttcttctc
The sequence above is drawn from the Vigna radiata var. radiata cultivar VC1973A chromosome 3, Vradiata_ver6, whole genome shotgun sequence genome and encodes:
- the LOC106757138 gene encoding uncharacterized protein LOC106757138 yields the protein MSGCSEEEGVSFSDADHRGYEGGSDDDSEMGKSQLRRRRRVSGFGKVVVHQFAKAKKQIRRVRSRKSLLAKSHPGNEEGKVIVVAGDGSGGRRRGNGCGFCFSRPKVLESPNESPTSDPNDPNFTQAMLRTLMDKNDFYSKECNPHLD